In the Ursus arctos isolate Adak ecotype North America unplaced genomic scaffold, UrsArc2.0 scaffold_19, whole genome shotgun sequence genome, one interval contains:
- the UPK1A gene encoding uroplakin-1a translates to MASAATEAEKGSPVVVGLLVVGNFIILLSGLALFAETVWVTADQYRVYPLMGVSGKDDVFAGAWIAIFCGFSFFVVASFGVGAALCRHRSMILTYLVLMLIVYVFECASCITSYTHRDYMVSHPSLITKQMLTFYGADTDQGRELTRLWDRVMIEQECCGTSGPMDWVNFTSAFRAATPEVVFPWPPLCCRRTGNFIPLHEEGCRLGHTDYLFTKGCFEHIGHAIDSYTWGISWFGFAILMWTLPVMLTAMYFYTTL, encoded by the exons ATGGCTTCCGCAGCAACAGAGGCGGAGAAGGGGTCTCCGGTTGTGGTGGGCCTGCTGGTGGTGGGCAACTTCATTATTCTG CTGTCAGGCCTGGCCCTGTTTGCTGAGACGGTGTGGGTGACAGCCGACCAGTACCGCGTGTACCCACTGATGGGCGTCTCGGGCAAGGACGACGTCTTCGCTGGCGCCTGGATCGCCATCTTCTGCGGCTTCTCCTTCTTCGTGGTGGCCAGCTTTGGGGTGGGCGCAGCGCTCTGCCGCCACCGGTCCATGATCCTCACG TACCTGGTGCTTATGCTCATCGTCTACGTCTTTGAGTGCGCCTCCTGCATCACGTCCTACACTCACCGTGACTAT ATGGTGTCCCACCCCTCCCTGATTACCAAGCAGATGCTGACCTTCTACGGCGCAGACACGGACCAGGGCCGGGAACTGACTCGCCTCTGGGACCGCGTCATGATCGAG CAAGAGTGCTGTGGCACATCCGGTCCCATGGATTGGGTGAACTTCACCTCAGCCTTCCGGGCAGCCACCCCGGAGGTGGTGTTCCCCTGGCCCCCGCTGTGCTGTCGGCGGACTGGCAACTTTATCCCCCTCCATGAGGAAGGCTGCCGCCTGGGCCACACGGACTACCTGTTCACCAAG GGCTGCTTCGAGCACATCGGCCATGCCATCGACAGCTACACATGGGGTATCTCGTGGTTTGGGTTTGCCATCTTGATGTGGACG CTCCCTGTGATGCTGACAGCCATGTATTTCTACACCACGTTGTGA
- the LOC113244843 gene encoding cytochrome c oxidase subunit 6B1 — protein MAEEIKTKIKNYQTAPFDSRFPNQNQTRNCWQNYLDFHRCEKAMTAKGGDVSVCEWYRRVYKSLCPISWVSAWDDRRAEGTFPGKI, from the exons ATGGCAGAAGAAATCAAGACCAAAATCAAGAACTACCAGACCGCCCCTTTTGACAGCCGCTTCCCCAACCAGAACCAGACTAGGAACTGCTGGCAGAACTACCTGG ACTTCCACCGTTGTGAGAAGGCAATGACTGCTAAAGGGGGTGATGTCTCCGTGTGTGAATGGTACCGGCGTGTGTACAAGTCCCTCTGCCCCATATCCTGG GTATCAGCCTGGGACGACCGCCGGGCAGAAGGCACATTTCCTGGGAAGATCTGA
- the ETV2 gene encoding ETS translocation variant 2 isoform X1, with the protein MDFWNWDEASPQEVPPGNRLSGLEGAELGFYFPELALPGDTRTGEPRWKGGCGLALLGAEEGLPQPDWDSALPHPEAPWGPEPAPQALPWSGDWTDLECTGSDPWSGVSQALGPAPPGLGPAPFVGAAGAAGQNCIISGGETNPWSCSQAAASSTNWDCSMGLDGPAYWGQGLGGEQSADSTISWGGPAGSDCTTSWVSGLHTDCTTSSKGYQTSDLTTSSEPSQPSDGVTLACYPKNNHRGPIQLWQFLLELLRDGERSNCIRWTGNSREFQLCDPREVARLWGERKRKPGMNYEKLSRGLRYYYRRDIVRKSGGRKYTYRFGGRVPGLAYPDCAGGGPGGATQ; encoded by the exons ATGGACTTCTGGAACTGGGATGAAGCGTCTCCACAGGAAGTGCCTCCAGGGAACAGGCTGTCAGGGCTGG AAGGAGCTGAACTCGGCTTCTATTTCCCCGAACTGGCGCTCCCAGGGGACACGCGGACAGGGGAGCCACGCTGGAAAGGTGGCTGTGGGCTGGCACTCCTGGGAGCTGAGGAAG GGCTCCCACAGCCGGACTGGGACTCCGCGTTACCGCACCCAGAAGCTCCATGGGGGCCGG AGCCCGCCCCTCAGGCTCTTCCGTGGTCGGGAGACTGGACAGACTTGGAGTGCACCGGCTCGGACCCTTGGAGCGGCGTCTCCCAGGCCCtaggccccgcccctcccggcctGGGTCCCGCCCCCTTCGTTGGTGCTGCGGGGGCAGCGGGCCAGAACTGTATCATCTCGGGGGGAGAGACCAACCCGTGGTCTTGCTCCCAGGCCGCCGCCAGCTCCACTAACTGGGACTGTTCTATGGGCCTCGACGGCCCCGCCTACTGGGGCCAGGGCCTCGGAGGGGAGCAGAGCGCGGACTCTACCATTTCGTGGGGTGGGCCTGCGGGCTCAGACTGTACCACCTCCTGGGTCTCGGGGCTGCATACGGACTGCACCACCTCTTCAAAGGGGTACCAGACTTCAGATCTCACCACGTCCTCCGAACCGAGCCAGCCGTCGGACGGCGTAACCTTGGCTTGTTACCCCAAAAATAACCACCGAG GTCCCATTCAGCTGTGGCAGTTCCTCCTGGAGCTGCTCCGAGACGGGGAGCGTAGCAACTGCATCCGCTGGACTGGCAACAGCCGCGagttccagctgtgtgaccccagagAG GTGGCGCGGCTGTGGGGTGAGCGCAAGAGGAAACCCGGCATGAACTACGAGAAACTGAGCCGAGGCCTACGATACTACTACCGCCGCGACATCGTGCGCAAGAGCGGTGGGCGCAAGTACACGTACCGTTTCGGGGGCCGCGTGCCTGGCCTGGCCTATCCGGACTGCGCGGGGGGTGGACCGGGAGGAGCGACCCAATAA
- the ETV2 gene encoding ETS translocation variant 2 isoform X3, which translates to MDFWNWDEASPQEVPPGNRLSGLEGAELGFYFPELALPGDTRTGEPRWKGPIQLWQFLLELLRDGERSNCIRWTGNSREFQLCDPREVARLWGERKRKPGMNYEKLSRGLRYYYRRDIVRKSGGRKYTYRFGGRVPGLAYPDCAGGGPGGATQ; encoded by the exons ATGGACTTCTGGAACTGGGATGAAGCGTCTCCACAGGAAGTGCCTCCAGGGAACAGGCTGTCAGGGCTGG AAGGAGCTGAACTCGGCTTCTATTTCCCCGAACTGGCGCTCCCAGGGGACACGCGGACAGGGGAGCCACGCTGGAAAG GTCCCATTCAGCTGTGGCAGTTCCTCCTGGAGCTGCTCCGAGACGGGGAGCGTAGCAACTGCATCCGCTGGACTGGCAACAGCCGCGagttccagctgtgtgaccccagagAG GTGGCGCGGCTGTGGGGTGAGCGCAAGAGGAAACCCGGCATGAACTACGAGAAACTGAGCCGAGGCCTACGATACTACTACCGCCGCGACATCGTGCGCAAGAGCGGTGGGCGCAAGTACACGTACCGTTTCGGGGGCCGCGTGCCTGGCCTGGCCTATCCGGACTGCGCGGGGGGTGGACCGGGAGGAGCGACCCAATAA
- the ETV2 gene encoding ETS translocation variant 2 isoform X2, translating to MDFWNWDEASPQEVPPGNRLSGLEGAELGFYFPELALPGDTRTGEPRWKGGCGPLAGLPQPDWDSALPHPEAPWGPEPAPQALPWSGDWTDLECTGSDPWSGVSQALGPAPPGLGPAPFVGAAGAAGQNCIISGGETNPWSCSQAAASSTNWDCSMGLDGPAYWGQGLGGEQSADSTISWGGPAGSDCTTSWVSGLHTDCTTSSKGYQTSDLTTSSEPSQPSDGVTLACYPKNNHRGPIQLWQFLLELLRDGERSNCIRWTGNSREFQLCDPREVARLWGERKRKPGMNYEKLSRGLRYYYRRDIVRKSGGRKYTYRFGGRVPGLAYPDCAGGGPGGATQ from the exons ATGGACTTCTGGAACTGGGATGAAGCGTCTCCACAGGAAGTGCCTCCAGGGAACAGGCTGTCAGGGCTGG AAGGAGCTGAACTCGGCTTCTATTTCCCCGAACTGGCGCTCCCAGGGGACACGCGGACAGGGGAGCCACGCTGGAAAGGTGGCTGTGG ACCCCTCGCAGGGCTCCCACAGCCGGACTGGGACTCCGCGTTACCGCACCCAGAAGCTCCATGGGGGCCGG AGCCCGCCCCTCAGGCTCTTCCGTGGTCGGGAGACTGGACAGACTTGGAGTGCACCGGCTCGGACCCTTGGAGCGGCGTCTCCCAGGCCCtaggccccgcccctcccggcctGGGTCCCGCCCCCTTCGTTGGTGCTGCGGGGGCAGCGGGCCAGAACTGTATCATCTCGGGGGGAGAGACCAACCCGTGGTCTTGCTCCCAGGCCGCCGCCAGCTCCACTAACTGGGACTGTTCTATGGGCCTCGACGGCCCCGCCTACTGGGGCCAGGGCCTCGGAGGGGAGCAGAGCGCGGACTCTACCATTTCGTGGGGTGGGCCTGCGGGCTCAGACTGTACCACCTCCTGGGTCTCGGGGCTGCATACGGACTGCACCACCTCTTCAAAGGGGTACCAGACTTCAGATCTCACCACGTCCTCCGAACCGAGCCAGCCGTCGGACGGCGTAACCTTGGCTTGTTACCCCAAAAATAACCACCGAG GTCCCATTCAGCTGTGGCAGTTCCTCCTGGAGCTGCTCCGAGACGGGGAGCGTAGCAACTGCATCCGCTGGACTGGCAACAGCCGCGagttccagctgtgtgaccccagagAG GTGGCGCGGCTGTGGGGTGAGCGCAAGAGGAAACCCGGCATGAACTACGAGAAACTGAGCCGAGGCCTACGATACTACTACCGCCGCGACATCGTGCGCAAGAGCGGTGGGCGCAAGTACACGTACCGTTTCGGGGGCCGCGTGCCTGGCCTGGCCTATCCGGACTGCGCGGGGGGTGGACCGGGAGGAGCGACCCAATAA